The Nerophis ophidion isolate RoL-2023_Sa linkage group LG29, RoL_Noph_v1.0, whole genome shotgun sequence genome includes the window GACGGGCAGGAGACTTTGCAAGCCAGATCCAAATGATGCGACAAATGTTGTCATGACCCTTAAAACCTTAAATTACACATTTCACTTTCGATTCCAGGATAATGTGAAAGGTAGAATGTTCATTGAATTAGTTTCGTTGTTCTTTGCAGGTCCGGGCTAACGATGCAGACACTGGCACCAACGGAGAGATAGACTACAGCCTGCATCAGATGTCGGAGGCTGTCCAGAGGCTTCTACGCATCGACCGATCCACAGGAGTCATCTACGTCAAAAACCAGGTGGACCGTGAGGAAGAGAACTTCCTCAAGTTCTTCGTTGTAGCCAAAGATCGCGGGCCCAACTCCAAGAGCTCCAAAGTTCTGGTGACCCTCACCGTCAGGGACCAGAACGACAACGCTCCCACCATAGAGATCCGCGGGATCGGCCTGGTGACGCACCAGGACGGCGTGGCCAACATCTCTGAGGACATGCCGGTGGGCACGCCGGTGGCACTTGTCCAGGTGTCCGACCGTGACGAGGGGGAGAACGCGGTGGTGACTTGTGTGGTTGCGGGTGACGTACCCTTTCAGCTGCAACCTTTAAGCCAGTCGGCAAATGACAAAAGAAGGAAGTACTTCCTGCAAACGACCACCTTGCTGGATTATGAGCGGGTCAAAGACTACAGGATTGAAATAGTCGCAGTCGATTCTGGCAACCCTGCTTTGTCCAGTGCCAACTCCCTAAAAGTCCAGGTAACAGATATGAATGACAACAcccccagcttttctccagtCTTGATGGAAGTGGATTTCGCAGAAGGGAACCAGCCTGGTGACAAGGTTCTGAATGTAGAGGCGACAGACGCAGACAGCGGCTCCAACGCCGAGCTGGTCTACAGCATCATTGAACGCTCCGCCTCCGGGCTCTTCGAGATCGACGCCAACACCGGAGAAGTTCACGTAAAGAACCTGCTGGACCGGGAAGACATGGAACGTTACGAATTTCGCGTGGCTGCGGCGGACAAGGGCTTTCCGAGCAGAACGGGCACAGCGACAGTAGTGATCAACGTTCTGGACCGCAATGACAATGACCCCAAATTTATGCTCAGCGATTACAGCTTCTCCGTCATTGAGAACATGCCTCCTCTTAATCCTGTCGGTGTGGTCACCGTTTCTGACATGGACAAGGGCGACAACGCACTAGTGAAGCTCTTTGTGGAGCCGGACAATGGCAAGTTTGTGATCCAGAATGGCACCGGAAACATCTTGTCAAGCATCTCCTTTGACCGTGAGAAGGAAAGCACCTACACTTTCCGTCTGAAAGCAGTGGATTCTGGCGATCCCCCACGATCCTCCTATGTGGGTGTGACCATTAATGTCCTGGACGAGAACGACAACGCCCCCTATGTCACCAAACCCGCAAACTCCTCCTACACATACCTGACCCCTGACACCGCCCCAAACACCCGTGTAGAGGTGGTGGAGGCCGAGGACATTGACTCTGGGCCCAATGCTGAGCTGGTCTACACAATCACTGGGGGGAACCCGTATGGACTATTTCATATTTCCCCCACCACAGGCGAGATCACCCTGGCGCAGGCGTTCACCGGGGAGCACAATGGACTACACCGGTTGGTGGTGCAAGTCAAGGACAACGGCAAACCACCCCGCCACACGACCGCACTGGTCCACGTTTTTGTCAATGACACCAAGGCCAACGTGTCGCTCATTGAGGTGCTGGTGGGACATAGCATGTACACCCCCCTGGACAGAGACATTGCTGGAGATCCCAactacgccctcgcccagcgcaGCAACATCCTGTACGGAAGCCTGGCGGGAATAGCCGTAGTCATTCTGGTCATCGTGGCTGTAGTGGTCATCCGACACCGACTCCAAAAGGACACAAAGAGTGGCTACCAGGCGGGAAAGAAGGAGAGTAAAGACCTGTACGCCCCTAAGCAGGGACCCAAAAACTCCAAAGGTAAAAAGAGCAAGAAGAACAAAGCTCCCAAACCTGCTAAACCGCTGGAGGAGGACGAGGAGGCCACCCTTCAGAAAAGCCTCAAATTCAACCTCATCAACGACACGGTCAGTGACAGTCCCAGGATACACTTGCCCCTCAACTACCCCCCAGGAAGCCCCGACCTGGGCCGCCATTACCGCTCTAACTCCCCGTTGCCCTCCATCCAGCTGCAGCCACAGTCCCCCTCCGCCTCCAAAAAGCACCAGGCGGTGCAGGACCTCCCCGCCACCAACACCTTCGTGGGAACGGGGGACAACAACTCCACGGGCTCGGACCAATATTCGGATTACAGCTACAaggccaaccctcccaaatacaGCAACAAACAGGTAGGCGACTACGCTAACACGCCAATGTACCAAAGGGACATCTATTGGACCAACGGGGTGTGGTAGTTTCGCCGGGACTCATTCCGACCATTTTGTCTCCCACTGCACCCACCTCCAAACTGGCTCGCATTCATTTTCATTTCGCTTTGGTTTGCCTCCaccgtgtttgtttgttttctttttgttgaCATGAAGGATCAAGGATAGACCACACGGAGGCTCTCAGTATTTGGACTCTGAAATTGTTGACTGAAGACAAGAAACCAAAGCAGACATTCTCGGGCATGGGAAAACCTCGTATTGGTCTAtccttactttctcttttatttTTTGACTCTGTCAAGACGCTTCTTCCTGTCCGTGTCCTTCGCACATGCCGCCCTCGGTCCTGTCAATGACGGGCCGCTCCTGGAAGCTAGACCAGGAAAGACTGAGCGATTTCTCACTTTGATTTGCTTTTGTCCCTTGCTTTGTTATGTCATTCATAATGCAAGAGAGAGTCTTTGTCGTCTTTGAACTCACGGACCAGGCAGGCAGAGTTAgggttgggggcgggggggtggTGTGGTTCAGGGTTAGGGGTCAAAAACCAGTCGAGTATGAAGGTGACGCTATGCTGAAATATGACTTTTCATTGGATGGTCTTCACGGGCAGCAGAGCTTAAAACGTTTGCACTGATTCATGGCACATGACGTTGGCCTTCTTTTACCCAGAGTGCCTTGCTCTATTTAATGTCCTTGTgtatgtgtgagagagagagagagacagagagagagagagagagagagagagagagagagaggtcatCTCTATGGAAGCCCGTTAAAACTAAACATTCACTGTGAAAATATGAATCTAATAAACGTATGGTTGTGTtattccgtgtgtgtgtgtgtgttttggcagttctgacttaatggggacatggctctgtttacacagtcacctttaagggacctctgacggtatggggaccaaaaaaacaggtcccccaaAGGGGAACCTttataaatgatagtcagatccattctgaagatgcccaagGGATTTGTAATATATTCAATTTCAACTTATTTGTTTTaaaaggtcctcagtagtcacgcacaaatttgtgtgaattatgcaaaatgattcaaATTTGGTCCCCAGGAACCATATTagctctttttccccagggtccccagtaagactgatcagcacattactccataaatccagagatttaaagacgtgtatgagctaactgggcagtggacattttacctcgattttgttatgcctccacaacctgtagaaagggtggtccccacaagtcctgaacaactactttgtccccattccaattgataacctgtgtgtgtgtgtgttttggcagttctgacttaatggggacatggctctgtttacacagtcacctttaggggacctctgacgataTAGGGACCAAACAaataggtcccctaaagggaaacctttttaaatgatagtcagatccattctgacgATGCCTAACCGATttgtaatatatttaatatatttaattttaactttttttttttaaaacggtcCTTAGTCAcgcacaaatttgtgtgaataatacaaaatgatttaaatttggtccccaggaACCATATagactctttttccccagggtccccagtaagactgatcagcacattacttcatcaatccagagatttaaagacgtgtatgagctaactgggcagtggacattttaccttatttttgttatgcctccacaacctgtagaaaggttggtccccacaagtcctgaacaacaaccagtgtgtgtgtgtgtgtgtgtgtgtgtgtgtgtgtgtgtgtcctaccaaagacacgcacacacaagctGACAGCGTGTGGTCGACTTCACGTCCATCTTGTACTCCAGTGTTTTTCCCTACAATCGACCTCATGGTTGAATTTGCATATTTGGCCGTGACACAtttgcataaaaataaaaaaaaatacacaacccaccttttttttcttttttttcccctcccgcATAATTTTTGAACGCCGCCGTCTAAAACGTAACGACTGAGCCGCCAAGTCGGCGAGACTGACCGCCCCTGCTTATTCTGTGGCGGACCAGGAGCCATTTTTTTTAACGTTCTTATGTTTTTGTGGCGATGAATGTATGCGAAAACACTGAACTCTTCTTTGCTTCAAATGTTCATCACCATGTTTGTATTTGACACAAtttacttgttgttgttgttgttgttgttattttttttacagcagaCATGTAAAATAAACGTGCAAAAATGTGACGGTGCCGCTTCACTGActgggggcggggtttgttgtgGCATTGCATCATCATTTCCATCTTTCACACGGAGATAAAATGTATAACACACACCTCCAGACTTTTATGGGCCGAGTCTCTCTTTCTCTGTTGGGACGATGCTAACACCCgatgctaacttcctgttgttcCATGAAACGTTGCCGCTTCATTGCAAGTAGCGAGCTGGCACCAGCAGAAGTAGCTTCGCTAACAGTAGCGGCGGCTATGCTAAACGGTAAATGCGGCTAACTGTAGTACGAGACGCTGTGCTAGCAATACTAGCAGTACTAGCACTGCCAGCAATATTAGCATTATTAGCATTACTAGCAGTATTAGCTCTGCTAGCAGTATTAGCACTACTATTAATAGGAGCAGTATTAGCACTACCAGTGCTGCTAGCAGTATTAGCAATACTAGCAGTATTAGCACTGCCAGCCCTATGAGCAATATTAGCAGTACTAGCAATACAAGCAGTAATACCAATACTAGCAGTATTAGCACTGCCGGCAATACTAGCATTATTAGTGATAGTAGCAATTTTACCACTTCTAGCGGTAAAAGTACTCCCAGCAATACTAGCATTACTGGCATTACTAGTATTAGCACTGCTAGCACCATTAGCACTAATAGCAATAGTAGCAGTATTAGCACTGGCAGCAATATTAGCAGTATTACCACTACTAGCAATACTAGCAGTATTAGCAATACTAGCAGTATTTACACTGCCAGCAATAATAGCAATATTAGCAGCATTAGCTCTGGCAGCAATACTAGCACTATTAGCAGTATTAACAATACTAGCAGTATTAGCACTGGTAGCGGTATAAGCACTACTAGCAACATTAGCAGTATTAGCACTGCTAGCAATATTAGTAATACTAGCAGTATTAGCACTTCCAGCAATACTAGCATTACTAGCAGTACTAGCATTGCTAGCAGTATTAGCACTACTAGCAATAGTAGCAGTATTAGCACTACTAGCAAGATAAGCAATAGAAGCAGTATTAGCACTGCCAGCATTAGTGGCAATATTAGCAGTATTAGCACTGTTAGCATTACTAGCAATATTATCAGTAATAGCAGTATTACCACTACTAGCAATACAAGCAGTATTAGCACTGCTAGCCGTATTAGCACTACTGGCAGTATTAGCACTGCCAGCAATACTAGCCTTTGTAACAGTACTAGCAGTATTAACACTACTAGCATTATTAGCATTACTAACAGTATTAGCACTGCTAGCAATACTAACAGTATTAGCACTGCTAGCATTATTAACAGTACTAAGAGTATTAGCACTACTAACAGTATTACAACTGCTAACAGTATTAGCACTACTAGCAATACTAGCAGTATTAGCACTGCTAGCTGTATTAGCACTACTGGCAGTATTAGCACCGCCAGCAATACTAGCCTTGTAACAGTACTAGCAGTATTAGCACTACTAGCATTATTAGCATTACTAACAGTATTAGCACTGCTAGCAATACTAGCAGTATTAGCACTGCTAGCATTATTAACAGTACTAGCAGTATTAGCACTACTAACAGTATTACAACTGCTAACAGTATTAGCACTACTAGCAATACTAGCAGTATTAGCACTGCTAGCCGTATTAGCACTACTGGCAGTACTAGCACTGCCAGCAATACTAGCCTTGTAACAGTACTAGCAGTATTAGCACTACTAGCATTATTAGCATTACTAACAGTATTAGCACTGCTAGCAATATTAGCAGTATTAGCACTGCCAGCAATGCTAGCATTATTAACAGTACTAGCAGTATTAGCACTACTAACAGTATTAGAACTGCTAACAGAATTAGCACTACTAGCAATACTAGCAGTATTAGCACTGCTAGCCGTATTAGCACTACTGGCAGTATTAGCACTGCCAGCAATACTAGCATTTGTAACAGTACTAGCAGTATTAGCACTACTGGCAGTATTAGCACTGCCAGCAATACTAGCCTTTGTAACAGTACTAGCAGTATTAGCACTACTAGCATTATTAGCATTACTAACAGTATTAGCACTGCTAGCAATACTAACAGTATTAGCACTGCTAGCATTATTAACAGTACTAAGAGTATTAGCACTACTAACAGTATTACAACTGCTAACAGTATTAGCACTACTAGCAATACTAGCAGTATTAGCACTGCTAGCTGTATTAGCACTACTGGCAGTATTAGCACCGCCAGCAATACTAGCCTTGTAACAGTACTAGCAGTATTAGCACTACTAGCATTATTAGCATTACTAACAGTATTAGCACTGCTAGCAATACTAGCAGTATTAGCACTGCTAGCATTATTAACAGTACTAGCAGTATTAGCACTACTAACAGTATTACAACTGCTAACAGTATTAGCACTACTAGCAATACTAGCAGTATTAGCACTGCTAGCCGTATTAGCACTACTGGCAGTACTAGCACTGCCAGCAATACTAGCCTTGTAACAGTACTAGCAGTATTAGCACTACTAGCATTATTAGCATTACTAACAGTATTAGCACTGCTAGCAATATTAGCAGTATTAGCACTGCCAGCAATGCTAGCATTATTAACAGTACTAGCAGTATTAGCACTACTAACAGTATTAGAACTGCTAACAGTATTAGCACTACTAGCAATACTAGCAGTATTAGCACTGCTAGCCGTATTAGCACTACTGGCAGTATTAGCACTGCCAGCAATACTAGCATTTGTAACAGTACTAGCAGTATTAGCACTACTGGCAGTATTAGCACTGCCAGCAATACTAGCTTTTGTAAGAGTACTAGCATTATTAGCATTACTAACAGTATTAGCACTGCTAGCAATATTAGCAGTATTAGCACTGCCAGCAATGCTAGCATTATTAACAGTACTAGCAGTATTAGCACTACTAACAGTATTAGAACTGCTAACAGTATTAGCACTACTAGCAATACTAGCAGTATTAGCACTGCTAGCCGTATTAGCACTACTGGCAGTATTAGCACTGCCAGCAATACTAGCATTTGTAACAGTACTAGCAGTATTAGCACTACTGGCAGTATTAGCACTGCCAGCAATACTAGCCTTTGTAAGAGTACTAGCATTATTAGCATTACTAACAGTATTAGCACTGCTAGCAATATTAGCAGTATTAGCACTGCCAGCAATGCTAGCATTAATAACAGTACTAGCAGTATTAGCACTACTAACAGTATTAGAACTGCTAACAGTATTAGCACTAATAGCAATACTAACAGTATTAGCACTGCCAGCA containing:
- the LOC133546151 gene encoding protocadherin-1-like isoform X3 codes for the protein MAALVPLYLAAVLLASCGAAPSDVPYRIPEEQPPNTLVGSLAADRGLPDTGHLYKLEVGAPYLRVDGKTGDIYTTEIPMDRETLRDCRNLFEGDKCYLEFEVSITDMVKGMGSGPRLIEGRIEVLDINDNTPQFSSPILTLSIPENTHVGALFSIPMATDRDSGVNGVAEYSLSTGPDADRLFSLQVAVDTDEKLPQLVVMGNLDREKKDSYDLNIRVVDGGRPARASSALLRVVVTDQNDNAPKFERSHYEAELPENSPQGHSVLQVRANDADTGTNGEIDYSLHQMSEAVQRLLRIDRSTGVIYVKNQVDREEENFLKFFVVAKDRGPNSKSSKVLVTLTVRDQNDNAPTIEIRGIGLVTHQDGVANISEDMPVGTPVALVQVSDRDEGENAVVTCVVAGDVPFQLQPLSQSANDKRRKYFLQTTTLLDYERVKDYRIEIVAVDSGNPALSSANSLKVQVTDMNDNTPSFSPVLMEVDFAEGNQPGDKVLNVEATDADSGSNAELVYSIIERSASGLFEIDANTGEVHVKNLLDREDMERYEFRVAAADKGFPSRTGTATVVINVLDRNDNDPKFMLSDYSFSVIENMPPLNPVGVVTVSDMDKGDNALVKLFVEPDNGKFVIQNGTGNILSSISFDREKESTYTFRLKAVDSGDPPRSSYVGVTINVLDENDNAPYVTKPANSSYTYLTPDTAPNTRVEVVEAEDIDSGPNAELVYTITGGNPYGLFHISPTTGEITLAQAFTGEHNGLHRLVVQVKDNGKPPRHTTALVHVFVNDTKANVSLIEVLVGHSMYTPLDRDIAGDPNYALAQRSNILYGSLAGIAVVILVIVAVVVIRHRLQKDTKSGYQAGKKESKDLYAPKQGPKNSKGKKSKKNKAPKPAKPLEEDEEATLQKSLKFNLINDTVSDSPRIHLPLNYPPGSPDLGRHYRSNSPLPSIQLQPQSPSASKKHQAVQDLPATNTFVGTGDNNSTGSDQYSDYSYKANPPKYSNKQMPQRRVTFSTANQAQDQQQEAGLHTYYDSGLDESETPSSKSSCGPRLGPLALPEDHYERTTPDGSIGETEHPENGGRCSSSRPRLPHKHNI
- the LOC133546151 gene encoding protocadherin-1-like isoform X1, encoding MAALVPLYLAAVLLASCGAAPSDVPYRIPEEQPPNTLVGSLAADRGLPDTGHLYKLEVGAPYLRVDGKTGDIYTTEIPMDRETLRDCRNLFEGDKCYLEFEVSITDMVKGMGSGPRLIEGRIEVLDINDNTPQFSSPILTLSIPENTHVGALFSIPMATDRDSGVNGVAEYSLSTGPDADRLFSLQVAVDTDEKLPQLVVMGNLDREKKDSYDLNIRVVDGGRPARASSALLRVVVTDQNDNAPKFERSHYEAELPENSPQGHSVLQVRANDADTGTNGEIDYSLHQMSEAVQRLLRIDRSTGVIYVKNQVDREEENFLKFFVVAKDRGPNSKSSKVLVTLTVRDQNDNAPTIEIRGIGLVTHQDGVANISEDMPVGTPVALVQVSDRDEGENAVVTCVVAGDVPFQLQPLSQSANDKRRKYFLQTTTLLDYERVKDYRIEIVAVDSGNPALSSANSLKVQVTDMNDNTPSFSPVLMEVDFAEGNQPGDKVLNVEATDADSGSNAELVYSIIERSASGLFEIDANTGEVHVKNLLDREDMERYEFRVAAADKGFPSRTGTATVVINVLDRNDNDPKFMLSDYSFSVIENMPPLNPVGVVTVSDMDKGDNALVKLFVEPDNGKFVIQNGTGNILSSISFDREKESTYTFRLKAVDSGDPPRSSYVGVTINVLDENDNAPYVTKPANSSYTYLTPDTAPNTRVEVVEAEDIDSGPNAELVYTITGGNPYGLFHISPTTGEITLAQAFTGEHNGLHRLVVQVKDNGKPPRHTTALVHVFVNDTKANVSLIEVLVGHSMYTPLDRDIAGDPNYALAQRSNILYGSLAGIAVVILVIVAVVVIRHRLQKDTKSGYQAGKKESKDLYAPKQGPKNSKGKKSKKNKAPKPAKPLEEDEEATLQKSLKFNLINDTVSDSPRIHLPLNYPPGSPDLGRHYRSNSPLPSIQLQPQSPSASKKHQAVQDLPATNTFVGTGDNNSTGSDQYSDYSYKANPPKYSNKQMPQRRVTFSTANQAQDQQQEAGLHTYYDSGLDESETPSSKSSCGPRLGPLALPEDHYERTTPDGSIGETEHPENDLRPLPDVAMTGNCTRECTEFGHSDSCWMPGQPSPERKAPKSAAQLPTFVPYQETGGPEQQPAAAAAANAGPKPLPAEERGARVANMRFMTPYSSAYPAGADTSGKDCGLEEIPLSQAAEYRSTAAPAGHASKREIYL
- the LOC133546151 gene encoding protocadherin-1-like isoform X2 translates to MAALVPLYLAAVLLASCGAAPSDVPYRIPEEQPPNTLVGSLAADRGLPDTGHLYKLEVGAPYLRVDGKTGDIYTTEIPMDRETLRDCRNLFEGDKCYLEFEVSITDMVKGMGSGPRLIEGRIEVLDINDNTPQFSSPILTLSIPENTHVGALFSIPMATDRDSGVNGVAEYSLSTGPDADRLFSLQVAVDTDEKLPQLVVMGNLDREKKDSYDLNIRVVDGGRPARASSALLRVVVTDQNDNAPKFERSHYEAELPENSPQGHSVLQVRANDADTGTNGEIDYSLHQMSEAVQRLLRIDRSTGVIYVKNQVDREEENFLKFFVVAKDRGPNSKSSKVLVTLTVRDQNDNAPTIEIRGIGLVTHQDGVANISEDMPVGTPVALVQVSDRDEGENAVVTCVVAGDVPFQLQPLSQSANDKRRKYFLQTTTLLDYERVKDYRIEIVAVDSGNPALSSANSLKVQVTDMNDNTPSFSPVLMEVDFAEGNQPGDKVLNVEATDADSGSNAELVYSIIERSASGLFEIDANTGEVHVKNLLDREDMERYEFRVAAADKGFPSRTGTATVVINVLDRNDNDPKFMLSDYSFSVIENMPPLNPVGVVTVSDMDKGDNALVKLFVEPDNGKFVIQNGTGNILSSISFDREKESTYTFRLKAVDSGDPPRSSYVGVTINVLDENDNAPYVTKPANSSYTYLTPDTAPNTRVEVVEAEDIDSGPNAELVYTITGGNPYGLFHISPTTGEITLAQAFTGEHNGLHRLVVQVKDNGKPPRHTTALVHVFVNDTKANVSLIEVLVGHSMYTPLDRDIAGDPNYALAQRSNILYGSLAGIAVVILVIVAVVVIRHRLQKDTKSGYQAGKKESKDLYAPKQGPKNSKGKKSKKNKAPKPAKPLEEDEEATLQKSLKFNLINDTLQPQSPSASKKHQAVQDLPATNTFVGTGDNNSTGSDQYSDYSYKANPPKYSNKQMPQRRVTFSTANQAQDQQQEAGLHTYYDSGLDESETPSSKSSCGPRLGPLALPEDHYERTTPDGSIGETEHPENDLRPLPDVAMTGNCTRECTEFGHSDSCWMPGQPSPERKAPKSAAQLPTFVPYQETGGPEQQPAAAAAANAGPKPLPAEERGARVANMRFMTPYSSAYPAGADTSGKDCGLEEIPLSQAAEYRSTAAPAGHASKREIYL